One window of the Benincasa hispida cultivar B227 chromosome 3, ASM972705v1, whole genome shotgun sequence genome contains the following:
- the LOC120074769 gene encoding 60S ribosomal protein L32-1-like, whose product MAVPLLTKKIVKKRVKQFKRPQSDRKISVKTNWRRPKGIDSRVRRKFKGCTLMPNIGYGTDKKTRHYLPNGFKKFVVHNVKELDLLMMHNRTYCAEIAHDVSTRKRKEIVERAAQLDVVVTNKLARLRSQEDE is encoded by the exons ATGGCGGTGCCGTTGCTGACGAAGAAGATTGTGAAGAAGAGGGTTAAGCAGTTCAAGAGGCCCCAGAGCGACCGCAAGATCTCTGTCAAA ACAAACTGGCGTAGACCAAAGGGTATTGATTCTCGCGTTCGAAGAAAGTTCAAAGGATGCACTTTGATGCCAAACATTGGTTATGGTACTGACAAGAAGACCCGTCATTATCTTCCTAATGGATTCAAGAAGTTTGTTGTGCACAATGTCAAGGAGCTTGATCTGTTGATGATGCACAATAG GACTTACTGTGCTGAGATTGCACATGATGTGTCCACAAGAAAAAGGAAGGAGATTGTGGAGAGAGCTGCCCAGCTCGATGTAGTTGTCACCAACAAGCTTGCTAGGTTGCGCAGCCAGGAAGATGAATGA